CGCCACAAGCAGCGCCAAGGTTGAACAGCTGTTGCGATCTCCGTATAATTACCGGTTCCCATTCAGTTCCGGTATTAGTCAATCTGAGACTCTGACAAGGTAATAAGCGTATGGCCCGTATTGCAGGCGTAAATATTCCAAACCACCAGCACACCGAGATTGCGTTGACCGCGATCTATGGCATCGGGCGTGCTCGGGCACAAAAGATTTGCGATGCGGCCGGGGTGGCCCGGAGCACGAAGATCAAGGATCTGACCGAAACCGAGATGGACCGGCTGCGCGAACAGGTTGCTAAATTCACCGTCGAAGGCGACCTGCGGCGTGAAGTGACGATGAACATCAAGCGGTTGATGGATCTCGGTTGTTATCGAGGGATTCGTCATCGGCGTGGATTGCCTGTGCGCGGCCAACGGACGCGCACCAATGCGCGTACGCGCAAAGGCCCGCGCAAATCGGTTGCTGGTAGCAAGAAATAAATAAAGCAGGATAATCCTCATGGCCAAACCTACGATCAAAGCACGCAAGAAGGTAAAGAAAAACGTCGCCGATGGAATCGCGCACGTTCATGCTTCCTTCAACAATACGATCATCACTATTACTGACCGTCAGGGCAATGCATTGTCCTGGGCGACTTCCGGTGGGGCGGGATTCAAGGGTTCGCGTAAATCGACACCATTTGCTGCTCAGGTTGCTGCCGAAGCGGCTGGAAAGGCGGCGCAGGAATGTGGTATCAAGAATCTCGAAGTTCGCATCAAAGGCCCTGGTCCCGGTCGCGAGTCTGCAGTACGTGCTTTGAATGCTCTCGGCATCAAAATCAATAGCATTACAGATATCACGCCGATTCCGCACAATGGTTGTCGGCCGCCCAAGCGGCGCCGCATCTAAGCCTGGAAGACGCAATCAAGGAGATACAGCGAAGTGGCCCGCAATCTTGATCCAAAATGCCGTCAATGCCGTCGAGAAGGAGAAAAACTCTTCCTCAAGGGCGAAAAGTGTTTCACTGACAAATGCTCGATCGAGCGGCGTTCCTACGCGCCCGGTCAGCATGGTCAAAAGTCTGGACAGCGTCTCTCTGGCTATGGCCAGCAGCTGCGCGAAAAGCAAAAGATTCGTCGCATCTATGGAGTGCTCGAGCGGCAGTTCCGCAAGACCTTTGCCGAGGCCGATCGTCGCAAGGGGCAGACGGGCGAAAACCTGCTGCAGCTACTCGAAGGGCGTCTCGACTCGGTGGCCTATCGGATGGGGTTTGGTATTTCCCGTGCCGAAGCGAGACAGATCGTGCGTCATAATGGCATTCTGGTCAATGGCAAACGGGTCAATATCCCTTCTTACAATCTGAGGCCCGGTGACGTGGTCCAGCTGACCGATGCCGCGCGCGCACATCTGCGTATCAAGGCCGCGCTTGAAGCGGCGGAGTCGCGAGGCTTTCCCCAGTGGGTCGAAGTCGATGTCAAGGCTGGAAAAGGCGTGTTCAAGGCATATCCTGCACGCGAAGACCTTTCGCCTTCGCTCAAGGAAGGTCTTGTCGTCGAACTGTACTCGCGCTAAACCTATCCCCGCATGCGCCCGAGGTCCTGCCTTGGGCGCATTGATTTCTTTTGAGGAACGAAGATGCAATTTCAAGCGCTATTGAAGCCCCGCATCATCGATGTTCAGGCCTTGTCCCCCGTTCATGCTCGTGTCGTTATGGAGCCTTTCGAGCGGGGCTTCGGTCATACCTTGGGAAATGCCTTGCGCCGCATCCTGCTTTCATCGATGCCAGGGGCAGCGCCTACCGAAATCTCTATCGATGGCGTGTTGCACGAATATTCGACTCTGGAGGGCGTGCGCGAGGATGTCGTCGATATCATGCTCAACCTGAAGGGCGTGGTGATGCGTCTGCACAATCGCGGTGAGGCCATGCTGACCCTCGCCAAGCAAAGCGATGGCAATGAGACAGTCGTCACAGCTGCGGACATCGAGGCTCATCACGATATAGAAATCATCAATCCAGATCACGTGATCGCCCATCTTGCTCCTGGCGGCAAGTTGAACATGCAGATCAAGGTCGAAGCCGGCCGCGGTTATGTTCCCGCAAACGCGCGTGTCGCCAGCAAGGAGAACAAGACGATCGGCCGTATCCTCATGGATGCCTCGTTTAGCCCCGTACGCCGCGTCAGCTACCAAGTCGAAGCAGCACGTGTCGAACAGCGTACCGACTTGGACAAGCTGGTGATCGATATCGAGACCAATGGCGCGATCGATCCCGAGGAAGCGATTCGTCATGCCGCTGGAATCCTGCTGGATCAACTTTCGGTATTCGCAGACCTGGAAGGGACCCCGGTTTCCATCGAGGCGCCGAAGCAATCCGCCGTCGATCCGATCCTGCTGCAACCCGTAGACGATCTGGAATTGACGGTACGATCGGCAAACTGCCTGAAGGCGGAAAATATTTACTACATCGGCGACCTGATCCAGCGTACCGAAACGGAGCTTCTGAAGACCCCCAATCTGGGTCGCAAATCACTCAACGAAATCAAGGAGGTTCTCGCTTCGCGTGGCCTGTCTTTGGGCATGAAGCTCGAAAATTGGCCGCCCCCCGGACTAGCGAAGATGGGTTGATTTACTCGCGACAACAAGCAACCGGCCGCTAGCCGATTCAATGACCAGCGGCGGCCGCATAAAAGTGAAAGGAAAAAAATATGCGTCACGGCAATGGCTTGCGGAAACTGAACCGCACCTCTTCGCATCGACAGGCGATGCTGCGCAACATGGCGGTGGCTTTGTTGCAACACGAGGCGATCAAGACCACTCTTCCCAAAGCGAAGGAATTGCGTCGCGTGGTCGAACCGCTCATTACGCTTGGCAAAAAGCCATCGCTCGCCAACCGTCGGCTGGCCTTCGATCGCTTGCGCGATCGTCAGATCGTCGTCAAACTTTTCGATGAACTCGGCCCTCGTTATGCGAATCGCAATGGTGGCTATCTACGCATCTTGAAGATGGGTTTTCGTGTCGGCGACAATGCGCCGATGGCCTATGTCGAACTGCTCGATCGCCCTGAACAGCCTGGCGAAGAAGTGCAAACCGTCGAGGAATGAGGTCGTCATAGCGCTCGTACTTCAAGCGCGGCAGATCGTCCAGACTATGCTGAATGAAGCCCCCTGCCGGGGGCTTCGCTTTGTCTGCAGCGCGCTCTCGTTTTCTCAGGCGGTCAGCAACACGATCAGGGCGCCAGCGCCGCCGTCGCTGCTGCGCGCCTGGCAATAGGCGAGCACTTCCTTCCGCTGTGCCAACCAGCCGAGCACGAGACGTTTGAGCACGGGTACCCGCCCAGGTGAGCCGAGTCCCTTGCCATGCACGATGCGCACACAGCGATGGCGGTAAGTTCGGCATTCAGCAAGAAACAGGGCTATGTGGTGACGTGCCTCGTCCCGATTCATGCCATGCAGGTCGAGCTCCGCTTGTATTACCCATCGACCCCGACGCAAATCTTTGAGCACCTTCGGCGACATTCCTGACTTGAGATAGACCGGCTCGTCACCGCCTTCGAGAGCCAACGCCATCTGATCATGCGCGGTGAGAGATTCGGCCAAGGCAGCACGTTCGTCGCGAAAGTGCTGCCGGGGGATGGGAAGGGGCGGGTTGGGTTCATGGTGGATGCGGTCGAACGCCAAGGGGACCACATCGGCGACTGCAGCCTGAAACAGCGCGCGGGCCGATTCGTCGAGCGTAACGGCGGTACTGCGCCGTTTGCGAGCGCCGGATTCAGGCGATGGCGTCGAGATATTTCTCGGCATCGAGCGCGGCCTGACATCCCGAAGCCGCACTGGTGACGGCTTGTTTGTAGATCATGTCCTGCACGTCGCCGGCAGCGAATACGCCGGGCACTGAGGTGGCCGTGGCATTGCCATCGCGCCCCGCACGGGTGACGATGTAGCCGTTCTGCATTTCGAGCTGTCCGGCGAAGATTGCGGTGTTCGGCTTGTGCCCAATGGCAATGAAAATTCCCATCAGCTGGATTTCTTCGGTCGCTCCGCTTTTGACATTCTTGATGCGCATGCCGGTCACGCCGGATTTGTCGCCCAATACTTCGTCGAGAACCGAATCCCACTTGATCGTGACCTTGCCGGCTTTCTCTTTTTCGAAGAGTTTGTCCTGCATGATCTTCTCGGCGCGCAATTTGTCGCGACGATGCACCAAGGTTACATGGCTAGCGATGTTGGCGAGGTAGAGTGCCTCCTCGACGGCAGTGTTGCCACCACCGATGACGGCCACGGGCTGATCGCGATAGAAGAAACCGTCGCAGGTCGCACAGGCGGATACCCCTTTACCCATGAAGGCCTGCTCAGAGGGTAGGCCGAGATATTGCGCTGAAGCGCCGGTGGCGATGATCAGCGCATCACAGGTGTATTCGCCAGCATCACCGATGAGTCGAAAAGGCTTCTCGGTCAGCCTGGCGGTGTGAATGTGGTCGAAGATGATTTCGGTACCAAAACGGCGCGCATGCTTTTCGAAGCGGGCCATCAGGTCCGGACCCATGACACCATCGGCGTCGGCCGGCCAGTTATCGACTTCGGTAGTGGTCATCAGTTGCCCGCCCTGCGCCATTCCGGTGATCAAAACCGGCTGCAGATTGGCGCGTGCGGCATACACCGCTGCGGTATATCCAGCTGGGCCGGAGCCCAAAATCAACAACTTGGAGTGGCGGGTGGTCATAGTCTGTTCTCCACTGAACGGGATCGAGAAATTATAAGCGGTGGCAAAGGCAAAAAATATGCCCTTTTCGGACGTTTCCGGCCATGCCGCCAGTCGAAAATGGGCAGGATCGGCGTAGTGTCTCAATCAGATCGGAAAACGTCATGTCTTTTGCCACCTTTTCCTACCGTCATCGCGCGAGGGCTTCCTCTCAAGCGCTCCCGGAACGCATCGCCATGCTGCTTCACGAAGCGCGCTGGTTGCTCCTCGCAACGACCGGTCTTTACTTGGCGTTGATCCTTTTCGGGTATCACAACACCGATCCGGGCTGGTCACAGGCCGCGGATGTCGAGCACATCGCCAACCCCGGGGGGCGTTTCGGTGCTTGGCTGGCTGACTTATTACTTTATTTGTTTGGCTTGTCAGCCTGGTGGTGGGTGGCGCTGCTGCTCATGCTGGTCGCGATGGGCTATCGCCGAGTGAATCGCTTGTTCGGTCCCGATCGCCGCCCGCTGGCGATTTGCCTGCTTGGCTTCGTTTTCTTCCTCGCGGCCAGTTGCGGATTGGAGGCCTTGCGTTTCTGGAGCTTGCAAGTTGAACTGCCGCTCGCGCCAGGCGGCCTGTTCGGTATCGAGATTGCCCGCTTGACAGCCGTCTATCTCGGCTTTACTGGAGGAACCTTGCTGTTGATGGCGGCGATGGCGGCGAGTTTCAGCTTGGTAACAGGATTGTCCTGGCCGGGATTTTTCGAGAGGCTGGGCGTGCTGCTGGAAGCCGGCTGGGGTGGACTGAACCGACTGTGGGAGGCATGGCAGGACCGCCGCTATGGTCGCGTCGTCGCCGACAAGCGCGAGGCGAAGGTCGAAAAAGTCTTGAAGAAACTCGAAGAAGCGCCGCCGGTGAAAATCGAGCCAGTCGCACTCGAGATTCCCTTGGCAAAAAAAGCGGAGGCCAGAATCGAGAAAGAACGACAGACGCCGCTATTCCCGGATTTGCCCGGCGAAGGGTTACCCCCATTACACCTGCTCGACGAAGCGAATCATGCCAAGGACGAGTTGCCGAGTGCCGAGACGCTCGAATTCACCTCGCGGCTGATCGAAAGGAAGCTTGCAGACTTCGGCGTTTCTGTGCAGGTGGTTTCCGCTCATCCCGGCCCGGTGGTGACGCGCTACGAGATCGAGCCCGCGACCGGCGTCAAGGGCGCGACCATCGTCAATCTGGCCAAGGATCTGGCGCGCGCACTCTCGCTGATCAGCATCCGCGTCGTCGAGACCGTGCCGGGCAAGAGCTGCATGGCACTTGAACTGCCCAATCCGCGCAGGCAGACCGTGCGACTGTCGGAAATCCTCGGCGCCAAGGTCTATCACGACATGCACTCGCATCTGACGCTGGCGCTTGGCAAGGACATCTCGGGCCAGCCGGTGGTCGCCGATCTGGCCAAGATGCCGCATCTGCTGGTGGCCGGCACTACCGGCTCCGGCAAGTCGGTGGGCATCAACGCGATGATCCTGTCGCTGCTTTACAAATCCGAGCCCAAAGACGTGCGTCTGATCCTCGTCGACCCGAAGATGCTGGAATTGTCCGTGTATGAAGGCATTCCGCATCTTATGGCGCCTGTCGTCACCGATATGAACAAGGCCGCCAACGCACTGCACTGGTGCGTCGGCGAGATGGAGCGGCGCTACAAGCTGATGAGTGCGGTCGGCGTGCGCAATCTCGCCGGCTTCAATGCCAAGATCAAGGAAGCCGAGAAGGCCGGTACATTCATACCCGATCCTCTCGCTTTGCCAGGCGACCCCGAAACCGGCTCACCGCCACTCGAGAGTTTGCCCTACATCGTCGTCGTCATCGATGAGCTTGCCGACTTGATGATGGTGGTCGGCAAGAAGATCGAGGAACTCATCGCGCGACTGGCGCAAAAGGCGCGCGCTGCCGGCATCCATCTGATCCTGGCGACGCAGCGGCCGAGTGTCGATGTCATCACCGGGCTCATCAAGGCGAATATCCCGACACGTATCGCCTTCCAAGTGTCGTCGAAGATCGATTCGCGCACCATCCTCGACCAGATGGGCGCCGAGGCACTCCTGGGGCAGGGTGACATGCTGTACCTGGCGCCCGGCACCGGTCTGCCGGTGCGCGTGCATGGCGCCTTCGTCTCGGACGACGAGGTGCATCGTGTCGTCGAATATCTGCGCAAGATCGGCAAGCCCGAATTCGCAGCCGACATTCTTTCCGCCCCGGCGGGAGAGGCCGCCGAAGCGGGTGGCGAGGAAGGCGGTGATGTCGAGGCCGACCCGATGTACGACCAGGCCGTGGAAGTCGTGCTCAAGACGCGCCGGCCGTCGATCTCGCTGGTGCAGCGGCATTTACGCATCGGCTACAACCGCGCCGCGCGGATGATCGAGGCGATGGAGCGCGCCGGCCTCGTCTCGCCGATGAATGCCGCGGGGCAGCGCGAGGTACTGGCGCCGGAAACGCAGGATTGAACCCAGATTGTCCATTAGGGCGCGAAGGGCTCGCCCGCAGACCGAAAACCGCCGCGTAGGGCAAAAATGATCGTATCGAATGCTCATGGCGCATCAGCCCGGTCTAATGGATAATCTGGGTTGAAAGTCGGCGAGG
This genomic interval from Sulfuricystis multivorans contains the following:
- the rpsK gene encoding 30S ribosomal protein S11 yields the protein MAKPTIKARKKVKKNVADGIAHVHASFNNTIITITDRQGNALSWATSGGAGFKGSRKSTPFAAQVAAEAAGKAAQECGIKNLEVRIKGPGPGRESAVRALNALGIKINSITDITPIPHNGCRPPKRRRI
- the rplQ gene encoding 50S ribosomal protein L17, which codes for MRHGNGLRKLNRTSSHRQAMLRNMAVALLQHEAIKTTLPKAKELRRVVEPLITLGKKPSLANRRLAFDRLRDRQIVVKLFDELGPRYANRNGGYLRILKMGFRVGDNAPMAYVELLDRPEQPGEEVQTVEE
- a CDS encoding Smr/MutS family protein; this encodes MPRNISTPSPESGARKRRSTAVTLDESARALFQAAVADVVPLAFDRIHHEPNPPLPIPRQHFRDERAALAESLTAHDQMALALEGGDEPVYLKSGMSPKVLKDLRRGRWVIQAELDLHGMNRDEARHHIALFLAECRTYRHRCVRIVHGKGLGSPGRVPVLKRLVLGWLAQRKEVLAYCQARSSDGGAGALIVLLTA
- the rpsM gene encoding 30S ribosomal protein S13, with amino-acid sequence MARIAGVNIPNHQHTEIALTAIYGIGRARAQKICDAAGVARSTKIKDLTETEMDRLREQVAKFTVEGDLRREVTMNIKRLMDLGCYRGIRHRRGLPVRGQRTRTNARTRKGPRKSVAGSKK
- a CDS encoding DNA translocase FtsK, translated to MLLHEARWLLLATTGLYLALILFGYHNTDPGWSQAADVEHIANPGGRFGAWLADLLLYLFGLSAWWWVALLLMLVAMGYRRVNRLFGPDRRPLAICLLGFVFFLAASCGLEALRFWSLQVELPLAPGGLFGIEIARLTAVYLGFTGGTLLLMAAMAASFSLVTGLSWPGFFERLGVLLEAGWGGLNRLWEAWQDRRYGRVVADKREAKVEKVLKKLEEAPPVKIEPVALEIPLAKKAEARIEKERQTPLFPDLPGEGLPPLHLLDEANHAKDELPSAETLEFTSRLIERKLADFGVSVQVVSAHPGPVVTRYEIEPATGVKGATIVNLAKDLARALSLISIRVVETVPGKSCMALELPNPRRQTVRLSEILGAKVYHDMHSHLTLALGKDISGQPVVADLAKMPHLLVAGTTGSGKSVGINAMILSLLYKSEPKDVRLILVDPKMLELSVYEGIPHLMAPVVTDMNKAANALHWCVGEMERRYKLMSAVGVRNLAGFNAKIKEAEKAGTFIPDPLALPGDPETGSPPLESLPYIVVVIDELADLMMVVGKKIEELIARLAQKARAAGIHLILATQRPSVDVITGLIKANIPTRIAFQVSSKIDSRTILDQMGAEALLGQGDMLYLAPGTGLPVRVHGAFVSDDEVHRVVEYLRKIGKPEFAADILSAPAGEAAEAGGEEGGDVEADPMYDQAVEVVLKTRRPSISLVQRHLRIGYNRAARMIEAMERAGLVSPMNAAGQREVLAPETQD
- the rpsD gene encoding 30S ribosomal protein S4; amino-acid sequence: MARNLDPKCRQCRREGEKLFLKGEKCFTDKCSIERRSYAPGQHGQKSGQRLSGYGQQLREKQKIRRIYGVLERQFRKTFAEADRRKGQTGENLLQLLEGRLDSVAYRMGFGISRAEARQIVRHNGILVNGKRVNIPSYNLRPGDVVQLTDAARAHLRIKAALEAAESRGFPQWVEVDVKAGKGVFKAYPAREDLSPSLKEGLVVELYSR
- a CDS encoding DNA-directed RNA polymerase subunit alpha: MQFQALLKPRIIDVQALSPVHARVVMEPFERGFGHTLGNALRRILLSSMPGAAPTEISIDGVLHEYSTLEGVREDVVDIMLNLKGVVMRLHNRGEAMLTLAKQSDGNETVVTAADIEAHHDIEIINPDHVIAHLAPGGKLNMQIKVEAGRGYVPANARVASKENKTIGRILMDASFSPVRRVSYQVEAARVEQRTDLDKLVIDIETNGAIDPEEAIRHAAGILLDQLSVFADLEGTPVSIEAPKQSAVDPILLQPVDDLELTVRSANCLKAENIYYIGDLIQRTETELLKTPNLGRKSLNEIKEVLASRGLSLGMKLENWPPPGLAKMG
- the trxB gene encoding thioredoxin-disulfide reductase — its product is MTTRHSKLLILGSGPAGYTAAVYAARANLQPVLITGMAQGGQLMTTTEVDNWPADADGVMGPDLMARFEKHARRFGTEIIFDHIHTARLTEKPFRLIGDAGEYTCDALIIATGASAQYLGLPSEQAFMGKGVSACATCDGFFYRDQPVAVIGGGNTAVEEALYLANIASHVTLVHRRDKLRAEKIMQDKLFEKEKAGKVTIKWDSVLDEVLGDKSGVTGMRIKNVKSGATEEIQLMGIFIAIGHKPNTAIFAGQLEMQNGYIVTRAGRDGNATATSVPGVFAAGDVQDMIYKQAVTSAASGCQAALDAEKYLDAIA